GGGATCTAACAACCCACCTGCGGAAACTGCACCCCCGAATTGAAAGTTTTGCGTTTTGACCCGACTCAATGAGTTCAGGTTCGGCTACAGTATAAACGTTGGCGAAAAAAACAAGGGTAAATTAGATCTCATGAGTCTCAATGTTGTAACCTTAGTCGGTCGCGTGGGTGGCGATCCGGATGTCAAATATTTTGAATCGGGTGCGGTAAAATGCCGTCTAACGCTTGCTGTCGATCGCCGCAGCCGCAATCAAGACCAACCGGATTGGTTCAATTTAGAATTGTGGGGCAAAACGGCCGAAGTTGCAGCCAATTATGTTCGCAAAGGCAAACAAATTGCTGTCACGGGATCTCTAAAGCTAGATTACTGGCAAGATCGAGGAAGTGGGGCGCAGCGTTCCTCTCCTGTCATTGTGGTTAATAATCTGGAATTACTGGGTTCAAAGCGGGATGATGAGGCAAATTCTCACAATCAGGGCGAGTTTTAAGCGTTAGCGGGAGTTTTGAGCAGACTCAGAACTCCCGTACTGCTAGGCTTAATACTGAATTTCTAAGGTGACGATCGCATTCACTTGCTGTTCGCCGCCGACAATGGGGGTTTTGGCGTCTGCGGCTTGTTCGGCCATGTTCATCATCCCTCGAAACATTGGCGGGGGTGGGGCGCTAGCATTATTAATTTGGATGCTGACAATATCTCGGCGTCGGAGATTTAAAGATTCTAGAACGGCGTCTGCTTGTTGTTGAGCATCTTGCGTGGCGCGGCGTAGGGCTTGTTTTTGGGCATCTGCGATCGCGCTATCAGTTGCCGTAAAGTTTACCCCATCC
The genomic region above belongs to Desertifilum tharense IPPAS B-1220 and contains:
- a CDS encoding single-stranded DNA-binding protein; its protein translation is MSLNVVTLVGRVGGDPDVKYFESGAVKCRLTLAVDRRSRNQDQPDWFNLELWGKTAEVAANYVRKGKQIAVTGSLKLDYWQDRGSGAQRSSPVIVVNNLELLGSKRDDEANSHNQGEF